One Alicyclobacillus acidoterrestris DNA window includes the following coding sequences:
- a CDS encoding DDE-type integrase/transposase/recombinase produces MRQKGICSRIMKKFRVNTTDSNHSLPVAPNVLNQQFTTSKPNKVWVADITYIRTAQGRMYLASVLDLFTRKIVGWKLSVRMTTDLVDGALDMAWEQNPRHQDSFITLTAVHNTLHMNTRQN; encoded by the coding sequence ATGCGCCAAAAGGGGATTTGTTCCCGTATTATGAAGAAATTTCGCGTCAATACAACAGACTCGAATCATTCACTACCGGTGGCGCCAAACGTGTTAAACCAGCAGTTTACAACCTCGAAACCCAATAAGGTATGGGTGGCGGATATTACGTATATCCGCACGGCCCAAGGCAGGATGTACTTAGCAAGTGTATTAGATTTATTTACACGCAAGATAGTGGGGTGGAAGCTGAGTGTCCGTATGACAACCGACCTAGTGGACGGCGCATTAGATATGGCCTGGGAACAAAATCCCCGGCACCAGGACTCGTTCATCACTCTGACCGCGGTTCACAATACGCTTCACATGAATACCAGGCAAAACTAG
- a CDS encoding nuclear transport factor 2 family protein, translating to MDKKDAAELLRPWKDVSLSEAKRDEIWRKILRSSSKPRRRINAVNYIAVAAGLVIAVSVGGVLVNNHSKSTTATMSASYPTTPEGVVKSWIQAQEKGNLLQATTYVYDEFYPTQQLELQHYEQWKDQKPTSFSILNVQYTDSTHAVVNTSLTINSVDKQTYHFDLQKMNGKWKVAFLKLKSSPSSGNSVTATPGLDDPTASPPVTQIMPRN from the coding sequence ATGGATAAAAAGGACGCCGCTGAGCTGCTTCGACCGTGGAAAGATGTCTCGTTGAGTGAAGCTAAGCGAGACGAAATTTGGAGAAAAATTCTAAGATCCTCATCTAAGCCAAGAAGAAGGATTAATGCTGTAAATTATATCGCTGTTGCAGCCGGACTTGTAATTGCAGTCTCTGTCGGTGGAGTATTGGTTAACAATCACTCGAAGAGTACAACAGCAACCATGTCGGCATCTTATCCAACAACTCCGGAGGGAGTAGTGAAGTCATGGATACAAGCTCAGGAGAAGGGCAATTTGTTGCAGGCGACTACCTATGTTTATGACGAATTTTATCCGACTCAACAGTTAGAATTACAGCATTACGAGCAATGGAAAGACCAAAAACCAACGAGCTTTTCAATCTTGAACGTGCAATATACAGACTCAACCCATGCAGTAGTAAACACTTCGTTAACCATAAATTCAGTTGATAAACAGACTTACCACTTTGATCTTCAAAAGATGAATGGAAAATGGAAAGTCGCGTTTCTGAAACTCAAATCATCACCAAGTTCAGGGAACTCTGTAACCGCCACCCCTGGGTTAGATGATCCTACAGCTTCGCCTCCGGTGACCCAAATAATGCCGAGAAATTAA
- a CDS encoding RNA polymerase sigma factor: MLRFTLTDVDGINAVEILFREYAQDVYRFALFSTHAHEEAEDIVQDVFIKAIKSWKNFRQEAQPKTWLFVIAKNCIRDSLRKKRITTTGLNRLLPLANSESHSHLESLVEIMDSLKDLSIEERNVLYLRHVEDLQVNEIAEILGISRSKVYRLETKGTNELRRALSFGNGM; encoded by the coding sequence GTGCTGCGTTTTACGCTTACGGATGTAGATGGAATTAATGCAGTAGAAATTTTGTTTCGGGAGTACGCACAAGACGTTTATCGATTTGCACTGTTTTCCACCCACGCACACGAAGAGGCAGAGGATATCGTGCAGGATGTCTTTATAAAGGCAATAAAAAGCTGGAAAAACTTTCGTCAGGAAGCTCAGCCAAAGACATGGTTGTTTGTGATTGCAAAGAATTGTATACGTGATAGTTTACGCAAGAAAAGGATTACAACGACAGGGTTAAACCGGTTACTCCCATTGGCAAATTCAGAATCACACTCACACCTAGAATCTCTTGTAGAAATCATGGATAGTTTAAAAGATTTATCTATTGAAGAGCGTAATGTTCTTTATCTAAGACACGTTGAGGATTTACAAGTTAATGAGATCGCTGAAATCCTAGGGATAAGTAGAAGCAAGGTATATCGACTTGAAACAAAGGGTACCAATGAACTCCGAAGAGCCCTTTCTTTCGGGAATGGTATGTGA
- a CDS encoding IS256 family transposase: MASTDKIALLELIRKIGLEDGDVDFLKEGLRVLTQAVMEAEVSSLIGAERYERSEKRSNSRNGYREREWDTRVGTIDLQIPKLRKGSYFPSMLEPRRKAEKALLSVVQEAYVHGVSTRKVDELVESMGIQGISKSEVSRICKELDEVVQEFKNRPLEGTYPYLWLDATFPRVREGGRVQSMAFVIAIGVRDTGEREVLGFDIGTSEDGSFWLTFIRSLVARGLRGVQLVISDAHEGLRSAIGSALTGATWQRCRVHTMRNILSQVPRASQPMVSSIVRTIFAQPTQETAKQQLDVVVEQLRGKFPKAMDVLERAEEDVLAYMAFPKEHWKQICSTNPLERLNRELRRRFDVVGIFPNRESVIRLGGAILQEQNDEWIVARRYFSRESMAKLMSTQEPQLLAPTSVLHK; the protein is encoded by the coding sequence ATGGCTTCTACAGACAAGATCGCACTTTTGGAGTTAATTCGCAAGATCGGATTAGAAGATGGTGATGTCGATTTTTTGAAGGAAGGGCTGAGAGTCCTAACCCAGGCAGTGATGGAGGCTGAAGTGAGCTCCTTGATTGGCGCTGAACGGTATGAGCGCAGTGAGAAACGCAGCAATAGCCGTAATGGTTACAGAGAACGGGAATGGGACACCCGTGTCGGAACGATTGATTTGCAGATTCCGAAGCTTCGGAAAGGAAGCTACTTCCCCAGCATGCTAGAGCCTCGGCGGAAAGCTGAGAAGGCGTTGCTGTCCGTTGTTCAAGAGGCGTATGTGCATGGTGTGAGCACCCGCAAGGTGGACGAGTTGGTTGAGTCTATGGGCATTCAAGGAATTAGCAAGAGTGAAGTATCTCGTATCTGCAAAGAGTTAGACGAAGTAGTGCAGGAATTTAAAAACCGCCCACTTGAGGGGACATACCCATATCTATGGTTGGATGCGACATTCCCGAGAGTCCGTGAAGGCGGACGAGTTCAGAGTATGGCATTTGTAATTGCAATTGGCGTGCGAGACACCGGTGAGCGTGAGGTGTTGGGGTTTGACATTGGGACTAGTGAGGATGGCTCGTTTTGGCTGACATTCATCCGAAGTCTGGTTGCGCGTGGGTTGCGTGGTGTACAGCTGGTAATTAGTGATGCTCACGAAGGACTGCGCAGTGCGATTGGCTCTGCGTTGACCGGAGCGACCTGGCAGCGCTGTCGAGTTCATACAATGCGCAACATCCTCAGCCAGGTGCCTAGAGCGTCGCAACCGATGGTCTCGTCTATTGTCCGGACCATATTCGCTCAGCCAACACAGGAAACAGCCAAACAGCAACTGGATGTGGTCGTAGAGCAACTTCGTGGAAAGTTTCCAAAGGCGATGGATGTCTTGGAACGTGCAGAGGAAGACGTGCTAGCGTACATGGCATTCCCGAAGGAACACTGGAAACAGATATGCTCGACAAACCCACTTGAGCGCTTAAATCGTGAACTCAGGCGACGCTTCGATGTCGTTGGTATCTTCCCGAACCGAGAGTCTGTCATTCGTCTAGGCGGAGCAATCCTCCAGGAACAGAACGATGAATGGATTGTAGCAAGGCGCTACTTTAGCCGAGAGTCAATGGCAAAACTCATGAGCACTCAAGAACCGCAATTACTGGCGCCAACGTCAGTTTTGCATAAATAG
- the tnpA gene encoding IS66 family insertion sequence element accessory protein TnpA, with protein sequence MSRTELREEWESRLTEFESSGQTATVWCAVHGINIHRFRYWSSKLRGNRRKPSNGEVRWLSVEMESVIKPSSNEALTVQVGQARIEVSEGFNTKLFIQVVQALADAHP encoded by the coding sequence ATGTCAAGAACCGAGCTACGTGAAGAATGGGAGAGTCGCCTCACCGAGTTTGAGTCCAGTGGGCAAACGGCTACAGTCTGGTGTGCGGTGCACGGGATCAATATTCATCGCTTTCGCTACTGGTCCAGCAAGCTTCGAGGGAATCGACGAAAGCCTTCAAATGGAGAGGTTCGTTGGCTTTCAGTGGAGATGGAATCAGTCATTAAACCGAGCAGTAACGAAGCGCTCACTGTTCAGGTTGGTCAAGCCAGGATTGAAGTGTCTGAGGGCTTCAACACCAAACTGTTCATACAGGTCGTTCAGGCTTTGGCAGATGCTCATCCATGA
- the tnpB gene encoding IS66 family insertion sequence element accessory protein TnpB (TnpB, as the term is used for proteins encoded by IS66 family insertion elements, is considered an accessory protein, since TnpC, encoded by a neighboring gene, is a DDE family transposase.), translating into MLIHEANSEQRVYLASGSTDLRKSIDGLAVLVQEVFQLSPFSPSLFVFCNRKRDKLKILEWDTNGFWLHYRRLERGRFQWPDVTNSETVTVSRQQLRWLLDGLSITQRQAHKKVTARTVI; encoded by the coding sequence ATGCTCATCCATGAGGCGAATTCAGAGCAACGGGTGTACTTGGCGAGCGGCAGTACAGATCTTCGTAAGTCTATCGACGGGCTGGCAGTCCTGGTTCAAGAGGTCTTTCAGCTCAGTCCATTTTCGCCTTCCCTCTTCGTTTTCTGCAACCGAAAACGAGACAAGCTTAAAATCCTAGAGTGGGATACGAATGGATTCTGGCTCCATTATCGTCGTTTGGAACGTGGTCGCTTTCAATGGCCGGACGTAACGAACAGCGAAACGGTTACGGTCAGTCGGCAGCAGTTGCGGTGGTTGCTAGACGGACTGTCCATCACCCAACGACAGGCTCATAAAAAGGTAACCGCGCGCACGGTCATCTAG
- the tnpC gene encoding IS66 family transposase, which translates to MAKPKSSTTEQVESLQQENTILKQQNDELKSKVEWLEEKLRKATHQRFAASSERTKTDSVQTLLFNEAEVESEPTLEEPTMETITYKRKKKRPGQRDELLKDLPVERMEYRLPEEEQVCSCCGGAMHEMSSETRTEIKIIPAQMKVVEHVQYIYACRHCEKHETETPVVKASMPRPAFPGSLASASAVAYIMSKKYVEGMPLYRQEQQFERQGFPLSRQTMANWVLAGATTWLSKIYDRMHQELLQRKYLHADETTLQVLHESGRTADTKSYMWLYRSGRDGPPIVLYDYQETRSREHPTRFLQGFHGYIHVDGYVGYEDIPDVTLSGCWSHARRKFDEAIKALPASKRNTPVAAREGLEYCNRLFKIERGLKDITPEKRYEQRLEQSRPVLDAFLPWLEFQKENILPKSALGEAVNYCLRQWGKLTVFLEDGHLEIDNNRGERSIKPFVIGRKNFLFSNTPRGARASAITYSIVETAKENGLDPFQYLCYLFEQLPNVPDDESDSLAALLPWAGNLPDEVRHSRRKTP; encoded by the coding sequence ATGGCGAAACCAAAGAGTTCCACCACCGAACAGGTTGAATCCTTGCAGCAAGAAAACACCATACTTAAGCAGCAAAATGACGAACTCAAGTCTAAGGTAGAGTGGCTTGAGGAGAAATTGCGCAAAGCAACTCACCAACGTTTTGCTGCGTCTAGTGAACGGACCAAGACCGACTCCGTACAGACGCTGTTGTTTAACGAAGCCGAAGTCGAGTCTGAACCTACGCTTGAAGAGCCCACCATGGAAACCATCACCTACAAGCGAAAAAAGAAACGTCCGGGTCAGCGTGATGAACTCCTAAAGGACCTGCCCGTGGAGCGAATGGAGTATCGCTTACCCGAAGAGGAGCAGGTGTGTTCCTGCTGTGGTGGCGCCATGCATGAAATGAGTTCTGAAACGCGAACTGAGATAAAAATCATTCCGGCTCAGATGAAGGTCGTGGAGCATGTTCAATATATCTACGCCTGTCGTCATTGTGAGAAGCATGAAACTGAAACCCCTGTTGTGAAAGCTTCCATGCCACGTCCGGCATTTCCGGGGAGCTTAGCTTCTGCCTCAGCAGTGGCTTACATCATGAGTAAGAAATACGTCGAGGGGATGCCACTCTATCGGCAGGAGCAACAGTTTGAGCGACAGGGCTTTCCGTTATCACGACAAACCATGGCCAATTGGGTCCTAGCCGGTGCAACGACATGGTTGAGTAAAATATACGACCGGATGCACCAGGAACTCTTACAACGGAAGTACTTACACGCAGACGAGACAACGCTGCAGGTACTTCACGAATCCGGCAGAACCGCAGATACGAAGTCCTACATGTGGCTCTACCGCAGTGGACGGGACGGTCCACCCATTGTTTTGTACGACTACCAAGAGACGCGCAGTCGGGAGCATCCAACAAGGTTCCTCCAAGGATTTCACGGATACATCCATGTGGATGGCTACGTAGGGTACGAGGACATTCCGGATGTGACCCTGTCAGGGTGCTGGAGTCATGCCCGAAGGAAATTCGACGAGGCCATCAAGGCCTTACCCGCATCCAAACGGAACACGCCCGTGGCTGCAAGGGAAGGACTGGAATATTGCAATCGTCTCTTCAAAATTGAGCGTGGGTTAAAAGACATAACTCCCGAGAAGCGGTACGAACAGCGCCTCGAGCAAAGTCGTCCAGTCCTGGATGCTTTTTTGCCATGGCTTGAATTCCAGAAGGAAAACATACTCCCAAAGAGTGCCTTGGGAGAGGCAGTGAATTATTGCCTACGCCAATGGGGTAAGCTCACCGTGTTCCTTGAGGATGGCCATCTGGAGATCGATAACAACCGCGGTGAACGTTCCATTAAGCCATTTGTGATCGGGAGAAAGAACTTCCTGTTCAGCAATACGCCGCGCGGAGCTAGAGCGAGCGCCATCACATACAGTATCGTGGAAACTGCAAAAGAGAATGGACTCGACCCGTTTCAATATCTGTGCTATCTGTTCGAGCAACTACCAAACGTCCCCGACGATGAATCTGACTCGTTGGCCGCGCTGCTGCCTTGGGCTGGGAACTTACCGGACGAAGTGCGACATTCAAGGAGAAAGACTCCATAA
- a CDS encoding DUF6431 domain-containing protein yields MSSPPEFFVRSEECIPCPCCQGQLVVCGSRRRRYTQSNGDQLTLIIRRLRCTECHRIHHELPDILVPYKRYDRESIEQIITESSPSVGADESTIRRVRQWFETWSSYATGCLVAIANRHGRVLEPSYPTQSSLHRIGHLVGDAVGWMARAVRPIANLHLWTHTRSAFVSASSLSTIQANPT; encoded by the coding sequence TTGAGCAGTCCACCCGAGTTTTTTGTTCGGAGTGAGGAATGCATCCCGTGTCCTTGCTGTCAGGGCCAACTTGTTGTATGCGGAAGCCGACGTAGACGTTATACGCAGAGTAACGGTGACCAACTCACCCTTATCATTCGGCGCCTTCGTTGCACGGAGTGTCATCGTATCCACCACGAACTCCCAGATATTCTTGTGCCCTACAAGCGCTATGACCGAGAAAGTATAGAGCAGATCATTACCGAATCATCCCCTTCAGTGGGGGCGGACGAATCCACCATCCGCCGTGTCCGTCAATGGTTCGAGACATGGTCTTCGTATGCTACCGGTTGTCTGGTTGCTATTGCAAACCGTCACGGCCGTGTGTTGGAACCGTCCTATCCAACACAATCCTCACTCCATCGAATTGGACATTTGGTCGGCGACGCCGTCGGGTGGATGGCCCGTGCTGTCCGCCCTATTGCAAATCTACATTTGTGGACACATACCCGTTCTGCCTTTGTGTCCGCTTCTTCTCTGTCTACTATTCAGGCTAACCCCACTTGA